A segment of the Echinicola strongylocentroti genome:
TCGATATATTGTTAATATGTATATTTACAACAAAGATAAATAACTGGTAATATAAAAAACAAGTATTAGTCAATAAAAGTTTATACTTGTTGCAATTACAACAAAAACAACATACTTTTGAGACATGGCATTAATAACTTTAGACGTACCGAATGAGAGCCATTTAAAGGTTAAGCAGTTACAGCTTGAAAAAGAAATGGCAGGAGAAAAAGTAAACTTGAAAGAGATTTACTACGAGGTCATAAAAAAAGGCCTAGAAACCATTAAAAAAGAAAACCCGACCAAATAGGCCGGGTTTTTTATGAGGTTCAAATTTCTTTGTCTTCTTTAGAATAAATACTATAATATGTATATTTTTCATCGACCTCAGACCATTTATATTCTGATCGCTTAAACCTTAGTTTTTCTAAAAATTCAACCAATTCTTTTTGAGAATCTTCAATGTTAGCATTACTGGCAAAAAATCCACCTATTAAAGTAATTGTAGTGCTGTTTCTGGCTTTAACTTCAACGTCGATATTTTCTCTCCAAAGTTGTTTTCCTAATAGTCTCCCGTATTCTTTTCGTAGTAGTGGGAATTTATTTTTCTGGATAGAAGGAGCTGTTGCTTTTATTGAATCAATCTCTTTTTGGATACCTGTATAATTGATATGTTCCAGGGCTTTTTTAATTCTCATTTCAATATTATCAAGTAGGATCATATCATCGATTAATTCTTCTAGTGAGTCCCAACTGGTTTTATCCTGCAATAAGGAAAGTTTGGAATTAACTCCTTTAAGTCCCTCTAGGTATTTTTTTGCTTCAGATTTCTTAAGCTCCGCTTCCTTCTCTTTTCGTGATTCTTCTTGAGATATTCTAATTTCTTCTAAATACTTTTGAGCATTCTCATAATTTTGATCGCTTTCTTTAACCTCAATAAAATGTTTTATTGCGTAAGATGTATTCCCTTTTTGAAGTTGATCTAAGCCTTCTTTATAATGGTTGGTTTGACAGGAGAATAAAATAAGGCATAGGAAAATAGATAAAGCTAAATTTCTCATAAATAAAAAGATTTGTTTTAAAATGTTAAGGTAATAAAAATCCCTGAAAACAACATTTGGTTTACGTTTACACTCTTTTCATTTGCATACCAAGGAGTGATGAACGTAAGTTGCTTAGGGCCTCCAGTATTCCGTTTTGACAGCTGGATTAAGTGGTTGTATCTTTTTTGGGCGGATAAAAGCGTCTGAATTACCTGCTGTTCTTCTTTTTTCTCGCTGCCTTTTTTCATGGTTCAATAATAATTATCGTTTGGCTTACTTTATGTATTTATCCTTTAATTTCTGTCGTTTATTTCTGAACTCTTCCAGCTCACTATCTACCAGGTAGGCTTTTATGCTTGTCGGTAAATTATCCAATTTGGAATCAATGGATTTCAGGAGTGTCAGCATCTCTGGGTCCGAATTGTTGATTGGCGTTATTGGGGTTTTAGTACCGTTTGACTCTCCGCCTTTATAGAACCCTCTGGTCTTTTCCTGCCGGATGGCCTCGATGGCCGGAAGCACATCGGCTACATAGGGATGAGAGCGAATAAAGGACGGGACCACATATTCATCTTTATGGACATAACCCGTGAATTCTCCATACCGGTCGCCTATGCCCATTCCGGATCGTCCTGTGTCGCCTCCGGAATAGAAGGAAGTAACAGTAGATGAAGACCTCCTATTGCCTTGTGGACGCTGTGGAGTTTCTTTCTCTTTTTCGGTCCCGCCTTTCCATTCTGGTACAGAGGTAGAACTTAGCGCACTTTTAGCTTTGCCAATTGCTGCCAGAATTGCTCCTGTCATAGTGGCTAAATAACTGGCAAAGACTAAGGGATTACCACCTGAACCTGCAATTACCTTAGGAACAACACTAGATAAACTGGCAGCAAGGTCAATTCCTATTTGGGCTGCAGTAAGTACTTTCTGAAACTTAGTCAGTTCTCCGGATTTGTTCCCAATAAAATCAATCGCCCCTCCTAATGCTTGGCTCATGCCTCTTGCAATTTCAATTCTCGCTTCAGCATTGGTCCGTTCTCCTTCTACTGATGCATCTCCATATTCTTTCTCAATTTTTTGTATTTCTTTCTCCCATTTTTCGATTATTTCTGCTTTATCAAATCCATGCTCGTCGGCCATATCCAATAATTTTTGGAACCGATTATTGGTTTGTAGAATGGCCAATTCTTTTTCCTTGCCCAATGCCTCTAAAACTTTTGTAGCGGCTTCTTGTCTGTCCTGCTCAGCTTTATCGATGTAGGTAGATCTAATTAGGTCAAGTCGTTGTTCTTTTTCCAGTTCCAACTGGACAGATTCATCTACATACTCCTTTAAGGATATGGTACCTTGGTCATAAAAAGACTTAAGTTCAGCTTGCAGGGTGTCGTATTTTTGTTGGGTACGAATAATTTCCTGATTTTCTTCATCCATTCCAGCCATCTGGTATTCCTGACGTATTTGCCGGATTTTTTCCTGATAAGCTAGCCATTGCTTTTCCAGCTTTTCGAGTTCAGCTAAGGCTTTGTCAGGGTCAATTGGAAGGCCTGTATCATTACCTTTTTTATCGGGATCTCGATCATCCTTATACTTCGCGTTAACAGCTTTTACCTCTGTTGTCCTCATGCTTTGGAGTTCGGCCAAAGTATCTTCATACTGCTTATGGGTGGCTATTTGATTGTCCAGGTGTTCTTTTAGCTCTTTCTCGAGAAGGTCATATTTTTTGTTTACAGCAATTAGTTCATTTTCTTTTCCAATATCAGTACCAGTAGATAGTGGGTTGTTTGATATCTTATCCTGAAATTCCTCCCATTTGTCTATTGTTTCATCACTTATTGAATTTTTAAGATTTATTCCTAAATCTTTTGCCAATTGGTTTTTAGCATCCATAAGCGCCTTGTTCTCTTCCAAGGATTCATTATAAGAATTTGTCTCAACTTTAAGCTTAGCAATTTCATCAATTAGTCCTCTGGAGTCTGATGTTCCAGGGTTTAAAAAGTCCCAAACAGAGGATTGTTTACCTGCTTCGTTAGCTAGATTTGTAGCAGTTTCAATAAGATTGTTTCCTTCTTTTAATTCCAGGTTGTATTTTTCAGCAATTGCCACCATTTGCTCTCTTACTCTTCTCTCGGTATCAGTTTTTTGAATAAGTTTATCCGCTACTTCTTCGCTCTGATCAATTATTTCCTCCTCCTTAATTTTTAGGGCGATGCTATTTATCATTTCCTCATTTGCCCTTGCTATTGCGTTTGCTAGTTCATTATTGGAGATTTTTTCAGCGTTGAGGTTACCCAAGTGTTGCGGATGATTTTCTATTAACTTATTTATAAGTTTTCTCCGCTCTTCCATCCCTTCATTAGTGGTTATAATTTGGGTATATAATTGCATCATCTCTGTCCTTTCTGCCTGCATAGTTTCAGACACAGGGATTTCGATCCATTCAGCCCATTTGGATACAAACCGATTCAAGCCATCCATTATGGCACTGTTTACGAACATCCCCGCCAGCCACTTCTGGACCTTCTCCAAGTTTGCGGCGAAGTTGTTGTTTTTGGTGTTGAATTCGTCGATTACGGAAGTGCCTTTTTCGAAGGATGAATTGGCGATGTCTTGCTGCTGGCGTAGTTTTTCCGTGTTATTGGCTAGGGTACCGAGTACGCCGACCACTCGCCCTCCATCCTGCTCCAGGTCGACCATTGTGGACGCCAGTTGGGTGATGCCATCGGAATTTCCCTTGACGCCTTCAAGCACGCGAAGGAATGCCTCATTGGCATCATTGTTCATCAGTTCCACGAACTCTGTTACTTCCAATTTGGCATACTTGGCGTATTGCTTGGCATTTTTGGCCATGTCCAGGAAGAGCTTGGAAAGGGCGGTGCTGGATACTTCTGAAGTCTGGCCCAAGCTGTCCAGCGTGGCACCTAGGCCAAGGATGTCCTGAATGGTGATCTTGGCCAGTGGCGCCACGCCGCCCATGCGTTTTGAGAATTCCACCAAGTAGCCCTCATTAGCGGTGGATGCCATGCCAAGATCATTAATGGCGGACCCGACTTTGAGCAAGGAATCCTCAATGCCTAAAGCGGCTTTGATATCATAGGTGTCGGTAAGTTTACCCAGTTCACGCATGACTTTCTCCGGATCACCAAGCGCATCGCCAAGGGAGACGTTGATTTTATCAGCGGCGCGGACAAATCCCTCGATGTCTTTCCGGGAGGTGATCCCTAGGCGGCCGGCTATTTCCGCCAGTCCCAGTAGCTCCCTGCGTGGCGTTCGGGTGTTAAAAGTCTTCAGGGTTTTGCTGAGTTTTTCGAGCTCTTCATCGGTAAGGTTGGTAGTTTTCTGCACATCTGCCAAGGCGTCAGAAAGCCTTGCCGATCCGTCTATCATGGATTGGAACTGGCTGAATATTTCAGTCGCTCCTAGTGCAGATAGGGCAATAACCCCGAAACTCATCAGCTCTTTTTTGATGCCGCTAAAGAAGCCTTTGCTGCCGCGGAGTTCAGCGTTTTGGTTGCGGATCTCTTTATTTACATCCCGCAGCTCTGCCTTGAGGCGTTTGTAATCCTTGGTGCCGCTGGTGGTGGTATGCCGGATCTCGTTTCGTAGCTCACGCTGATACCTGGTCAGCTGGCCAAGGGTCATTCCGGATAGTCCCAGCTCTTCCCGTAGCCCGCGGATCTGCTTTCTGACGTCTGCCAATTTTTTGTTGGCCCGGACATATTCATCGGTGCCTTTCTTGGCATTCTTCATGTCGATCTGGAGCTCCTTGGCTTCCATTTCGAGCTTGCCGAGTTCGTTGATGCCTTGCTTGCCGTCCACCTGCAGGCGGACGCGGGAGATGTCTTCTTTTACTTTAGCCATGGTAGTGATCCCCTTCGGCTACGCTCAGGGGGCATTAGTTGGTATGGGGCTAAATTGGAGGGAATTGGTGGGGGAGTGTAGGACAAGTGTTTTGGAGAGGAAAAAAAATCAATTAAAAATCAATGGTAGTTTTATGGATTTAAAGTGATCACAGATTGGCCATTTTTTTGTTTTGTAGAATTGATAAAAAAGATATTTCTTTGAAGTGAACCAATAATTAAATATAACAATGGAGCACCATGAAAAAATCAATCCGAATATTATTAGAATCAATAATAGTCGTGTAGGACTAACAATAAACGATCCTGAAGGGAATCAAGAATTGCTTAAAATGTTTAACGACCTACCAGTAAACAAATCATTCAAATCCAAAATTTCAATAAAAGTTGAATTTGAAAAGGATGAGAAAATGAAAGAACAAGTATTTATGGAGTTTGATAATGTTTTACTTCAAACTAAGGAGGTCAGTTTTGGTTGGTAGCAATTTTTATTCATTTTCTGATTTAAGTATAAAAGTTATTGTAAGATGCCTCTTGATCAGTTTTATAAATTAATAGAAAATTCCACAGAAATTTGGGATTCAGGAATAGGTTTTCTGGTAATGATTTTTACTGGAATTCAGACGTTTATTGTTGTTGTTGCTTTTAAAGAGGGTAGAAAGTATTTACATCAGCATAGAGAGAAAATCAAGGAGGAAAGGAGATTAGAAGTGATATATAATACAATGAAATTTACAAAGAACTACATTAGCTGGTTGATGATTTTATACAGAATTCCAATTAGCATAAAGGAGAAGATGGTAAAGGGAAGTCTTACTGAAAGTAAAGCTGCTTTGAAGATTATTGAGGAATATATTTCTAAAAGAAATCAATATTATGAGAAAAATGAGCTTCATACTGATATTGATTTAAATGTTAAAATTTTAGGGGAAAAGAATATTTCAAGGGTTTGGAATAATCTTTCAGAAGCGGTTTCAGCAATAGACCATAAATTTGAAGATTTAGGAAACCCCGACCATGGTTTAGATCCCGATAAAATTAGAAAAAAAGTTATGGCTATCCCTAATGGAATGTTGGATCAGAATTATGATGAAAGTAGACAGGCATTAAGTAGTTATAAAAAGCTTATGGATTTGCTTTTAATAGAATATCGAAAAAAAATTACTCCAAAGGAGTTGCTTTAAATTAAGCATATAGAAACAGGGCCTAAGCCCTGTTCTTTTACTTTTTAACAATCGGCAGAATCGATCTCAGAATACCAGTATGGACTTTATATTCTTCGCCATCCTTGATCTTGAGGGCGTTGAAGGGGATGGGGACGAGGGAGACGGACTCCTGTTTTTCCTTGATGCCTTCCATGTCCTTGTCGTATTGCTCCTGTTTGGATGGGGGGATGACCTGAATTTTTTCGCCGTTGTATTCCTGGTCTTGGGCGTAGAGGCTGAAGGCCTGTCTGGAGGCAGCTTCATATCGCTTGGCTACGGGCTCGGTGGATTGGAGGTTTTGGACGGTGTCCCAGGCGACTTCCGGATCAAGTTTTAAGTTGGCCAGGCTTTCGAGGCCTTTGTGGATGTTGAAAATCTCCCAAGCAGTAAGGTTGTGCTTCTTTGGTTTTTGCATGATTATTTAATATTTGCTTGTACAAGTTTGTTAAAGGCTGCGAGGTCACTGGCCGGGACCGTGATCACCTGACTGGCGAAATCTACCTGCGAGGCTCCTTTGTCCAGCGCTTCCTGGCTTGCAAAAACTTTATGCTCCACATAGATGTCCACAGTGCCGTCCGGCTTTTCTGGTTTTACATCAGCCCGATGAAAAACGTGTACAGCATCAGGGTAGGTAAAGTGATGTGCGGTTGATTGGTGAGGTTTTTTGATCGTTTTCATGATAACATAAATTATGGTTAGATTCCTTTGATTAGTCGCCCGTTGGCTCCTGCTGCAAGGATATAGTTCCCAAACTTGGCCAGTGATAGCAAATGATCCGATACGCCACTGGGCTCTATGGACCAGTTGATGCCGTCACCGCTTTGGATGATCGTTCCATTCTCGCCGCAAGCCAGCCAAAGGCTGTGATAATCGCTGTAAATTACATCACGCAGGTTTTCTGACGTAGGACTGGATCTGCTGGTCCAGGAGGTGCCGTTTCCGCTGGTGATGATCGTGCCGTTATTGCCTACTGCCACATGCCGGATGGTGCCGGTGGTTCGGGAATAGATTCCGAATAAGTTGCTGGATGTAGGAGTGGACTCCAACGCCCAATAAGGACCATCTATGTCGAAGTAAAGGTTAAGGATGACCCCGCCATTACCACAAACAATGATCTCCGTGCTGATGGCATGGAGATCATTGGAGGTGTTTACACGGTCGTAATCCCCCCAGCTATTTAGGCCATCACTTACCGCGATAGTCCCGTTATCACCTACTGCGTAGAACCCATTCGATGATACCCTATACGTGATCCCGTTCAATG
Coding sequences within it:
- a CDS encoding phage tail tape measure protein, with protein sequence MAKVKEDISRVRLQVDGKQGINELGKLEMEAKELQIDMKNAKKGTDEYVRANKKLADVRKQIRGLREELGLSGMTLGQLTRYQRELRNEIRHTTTSGTKDYKRLKAELRDVNKEIRNQNAELRGSKGFFSGIKKELMSFGVIALSALGATEIFSQFQSMIDGSARLSDALADVQKTTNLTDEELEKLSKTLKTFNTRTPRRELLGLAEIAGRLGITSRKDIEGFVRAADKINVSLGDALGDPEKVMRELGKLTDTYDIKAALGIEDSLLKVGSAINDLGMASTANEGYLVEFSKRMGGVAPLAKITIQDILGLGATLDSLGQTSEVSSTALSKLFLDMAKNAKQYAKYAKLEVTEFVELMNNDANEAFLRVLEGVKGNSDGITQLASTMVDLEQDGGRVVGVLGTLANNTEKLRQQQDIANSSFEKGTSVIDEFNTKNNNFAANLEKVQKWLAGMFVNSAIMDGLNRFVSKWAEWIEIPVSETMQAERTEMMQLYTQIITTNEGMEERRKLINKLIENHPQHLGNLNAEKISNNELANAIARANEEMINSIALKIKEEEIIDQSEEVADKLIQKTDTERRVREQMVAIAEKYNLELKEGNNLIETATNLANEAGKQSSVWDFLNPGTSDSRGLIDEIAKLKVETNSYNESLEENKALMDAKNQLAKDLGINLKNSISDETIDKWEEFQDKISNNPLSTGTDIGKENELIAVNKKYDLLEKELKEHLDNQIATHKQYEDTLAELQSMRTTEVKAVNAKYKDDRDPDKKGNDTGLPIDPDKALAELEKLEKQWLAYQEKIRQIRQEYQMAGMDEENQEIIRTQQKYDTLQAELKSFYDQGTISLKEYVDESVQLELEKEQRLDLIRSTYIDKAEQDRQEAATKVLEALGKEKELAILQTNNRFQKLLDMADEHGFDKAEIIEKWEKEIQKIEKEYGDASVEGERTNAEARIEIARGMSQALGGAIDFIGNKSGELTKFQKVLTAAQIGIDLAASLSSVVPKVIAGSGGNPLVFASYLATMTGAILAAIGKAKSALSSTSVPEWKGGTEKEKETPQRPQGNRRSSSTVTSFYSGGDTGRSGMGIGDRYGEFTGYVHKDEYVVPSFIRSHPYVADVLPAIEAIRQEKTRGFYKGGESNGTKTPITPINNSDPEMLTLLKSIDSKLDNLPTSIKAYLVDSELEEFRNKRQKLKDKYIK
- a CDS encoding WD40/YVTN/BNR-like repeat-containing protein; translation: MSIRLGNTVITQIGKIKAGSSNVKKVMAGSTQIWPVGILTWVNVPTGSSFDILGVDADQDTDIVLVGQNAISRSFNSGSSWTGQAPGLNIYTDVIHFGTGYFYAPATSGNLFYTTTTTGSWTTATGSFGSLNGITYRVSSNGFYAVGDNGTIAVSDGLNSWGDYDRVNTSNDLHAISTEIIVCGNGGVILNLYFDIDGPYWALESTPTSSNLFGIYSRTTGTIRHVAVGNNGTIITSGNGTSWTSRSSPTSENLRDVIYSDYHSLWLACGENGTIIQSGDGINWSIEPSGVSDHLLSLAKFGNYILAAGANGRLIKGI